A genome region from Anopheles stephensi strain Indian chromosome 2, UCI_ANSTEP_V1.0, whole genome shotgun sequence includes the following:
- the LOC118504181 gene encoding GDP-fucose protein O-fucosyltransferase 1 — translation MLRLLGILFAATIGLVQPITVDENGYIMYCPCMGRFGNQADHFLGSFGFAKALNRTLVLPPWVEYRKGELRSVQVPFDTYFQVAPLQAFHRVITMENFMKTLAPALWPPEERISFCYTERMGLDGSTGHGCNAKSGNPFGPFWDTFEVEFARSEFFGPKLNYDVHHGDRMAQKWHARYPGDKWPVLAFTGAPAVFPVQQENVPLHRYLRWSVKYEDEAKQFIRDSLPKGAFIGIHLRNGIDWVRACEHVKESSNLFSSPQCLGYRNEHGPLTGEMCMPSRDTIVRQLKRRIKLQRETAPDNPIRAVFVASDSNHMLSDLNDALKRMDVTVVRHPDGNPHLDLAILGRSNHFIGNCISSYSAFVKRERDSNGFPSSFWAFPPEKVGPKAKSAMPQHEHEEL, via the exons ATGCTACGATTGTTAGGCATTCTGTTTGCTGCTACTATTGGCCTCGTGCAACCGATTACGGTGGATGAGAATGGCTACATCATGTACTGTCCGTGTATGG gCCGTTTCGGTAACCAGGCGGATCACTTCCTCGGTTCGTTCGGGTTCGCAAAGGCTTTGAACCGTACGCTCGTTCTGCCGCCCTGGGTTGAGTACCGGAAAGGGGAGCTACGTTCCGTGCAAGTACCGTTCGACACTTACTTCCAGGTAGCGCCACTGCAAGCATTTCATCGCGTAATAACGATGGAAAACTTCATGAAAACGCTAGCCCCAGCGCTATGGCCACCGGAGGAGCGCATTTCGTTCTGCTACACCGAACGGATGGGGCTGGACGGTAGTACTGGGCACGGATGTAACGCGAAAAGTGGCAACCCGTTCGGTCCGTTCTGGGACACGTTCGAGGTCGAGTTTGCCCGGTCGGAGTTTTTCGGTCCAAAGCTCAACTATGATGTGCACCACGGCGATCGGATGGCACAGAAGTGGCACGCCCGCTATCCGGGCGATAAATGGCCCGTGCTGGCGTTTACCGGTGCACCAGCCGTTTTTCCGGTGCAGCAAGAAAATGTCCCACTTCACCGATACCTCCGGTGGTCGGTAAAGTACGAAGATGAAGCGAAACAGTTTATCCGTGACTCGTTGCCGAAGGGAGCGTTTATCGGAATTCACCTACGGAACGGTATCGATTGGGTGCGTGCCTGCGAGCACGTGAAGGAAAGCTCCAACCTGTTCTCCTCCCCGCAGTGTTTGGGCTACCGGAACGAGCACGGCCCGTTAACGGGAGAGATGTGTATGCCATCGCGGGACACGATCGTGCGGCAGCTAAAGCGACGCATCAAACTGCAACGTGAAACGGCACCGGACAATCCGATCCGGGCCGTGTTCGTTGCCTCGGACAGTAATCACATGCTGAGCGATCTGAACGATGCACTGAAGCGTATGGACGTGACGGTGGTGCGTCATCCGGACGGTAACCCACACCTGGATCTCGCCATCCTGGGCCGTTCGAATCATTTTATCGGCAACTGTATCTCCTCGTACTCGGCGTTCGTGAAGCGGGAGCGTGATTCGAACGGATTTCCATCATCGTTTTGGGCTTTCCCGCCGGAAAAGGTTGGCCCCAAGGCGAAGAGTGCCATGCCGCAGCACGAACACGAAGAGCTGTAG
- the LOC118504183 gene encoding non-homologous end-joining factor 1, which translates to MTDFCELTLETKGFYGVNFTKHSAQITCIVFDVEGAIWLEVVPIQTLIRRQKAQNPNLDCSEPLIDQTLLAAGCSASYGATIVDDCVHFTAKYYLANYPITFQFFLARGTAQEISRHYIKPLWRTLLRQRAEIGALVEELKRKDLEIAQYQAEGARLNRTTVQTVPFDEETFRHQFLPVQLPQQTVRIDTLLDSAVHRDRLMQTLELEPIEVDTSRGRNKPPVPSTQQTGTPTRRRKKRVKPLTAVADVSKTMIVYENEEDESN; encoded by the coding sequence ATGACAGACTTTTGTGAGCTTACGCTCGAAACGAAAGGGTTTTACGGTGTAAACTTTACGAAGCATTCCGCACAAATCACGTGCATTGTGTTCGATGTTGAGGGCGCAATTTGGCTGGAGGTCGTCCCGATCCAGACCCTAATCCGACGGCAAAAAGCGCAAAACCCAAATCTGGACTGTTCCGAACCGCTCATCGACCAAACGCTGCTTGCTGCCGGATGCAGCGCAAGCTACGGTGCAACCATCGTGGACGATTGCGTACACTTTACGGCCAAGTACTATCTGGCCAACTATCCTATTACGTTTCAATTCTTCCTTGCCCGCGGAACGGCACAAGAAATTTCCCGTCATTACATCAAACCACTGTGGCGCACATTGCTCCGTCAGCGGGCGGAGATCGGTGCGCTGGTGGAAGAACTGAAACGAAAGGATCTCGAAATTGCTCAGTACCAAGCGGAAGGGGCTCGTTTGAATAGGACCACCGTGCAGACGGTTCCATTCGATGAGGAAACGTTCCGGCACCAGTTTCTTCCCGTTCAGCTTCCGCAGCAAACTGTACGTATCGATACGCTTTTGGACAGTGCCGTCCATCGTGATCGTCTAATGCAAACGTTAGAACTGGAACCGATAGAGGTGGATACGTCAAGAGGCCGAAATAAGCCGCCGGTTCCTTCCACCCAGCAGACCGGGACACCAACAAGAAGGAGGAAGAAACGTGTGAAACCGTTGACGGCGGTGGCTGATGTTAGCAAAACCATGATAGTGTATGAAAACGAAGAGGATGAAAGTAATTGA
- the LOC118504179 gene encoding golgin subfamily A member 2: MADKAEKIAAARKKLKQYQARQKDRDHDPHQAQETCTEPTPPDIGQPPASVPSQQQSAPSPTHHSYPNSSNPQAGTLHQDDFNAGGSFTAVELVPTLKPSTSTDGPAVSISNYFSNSTLPFSHQPGAVDLFENVEPKLAPVPAPAVPAPVVEARAPEPPVDASLYNINKLSDEIGNLIANANADLGPQNTILELESEKADLARQLNAEKLENDELRLRLRNHQSVVDELKIENDKLRLENSTRLTVEMGPLQEQLQMQIQAVGVLVGEKAELTASLSKCKSLLQERSAETNELQNRLKEANASVQKLQGELAEVASSGQRYEQLEQTIASQVGEYQREAERFRKLYEDLQEDIAELRQKLTVRNEEYQSVQQSLEQTRSELGLAKIRIDQLTTDDGQDYNAKIESLTQQNLIKAQQIKDLQEVIKQIGSERDQSSQQYQNYVLHLNKEISNLAEKIQELTDENNRLSKSEETAVRFANELERQIQQQMQKQQSVYDAQQDAKVESSQGDDAKLREEHERLKAELETLRSNYDKLNREKEELMNGNVSKEEQQKTDYDTQVKEYEEQIAQLQLTVERLQLDKPDVAKLLAEIESGRVGASRAVTQNQELKYQLEEMQRAFVQISNDKLNLTDKLQTELHLGKEMKANYGNLESELAAIREKLHYKDEEMIRLAHENTELSKQIYQQNQEIDRLRYYESRSNDAATLQRELELQKRTAEDLRRQLREGSVSSDQQPVLVNGDQTGHEHSPDNNHSQLQQEIDTLRQEKEELLKALNRFQQDRSEGPPNGGSTFDRQSSIVSSIPTMEAMEKLQQRFKRTMLEVAELTEEKQRLEHLVMQLQGETETIGEYITLYQQQRRLLKQKDMERDLQLQQLADDREMMKLKLKELNYLVHRLVHEQQTGEHEHDHHEHHQHHHGHQHSASLNSSSSNSSNHNHSQLEPNTPTSPGYDDSTTVTGGTPTVAEPVAGMLHGADGEPHSPLLPLPKVHIKPTETAGRILSLLTDIKEANIPYGSGVQHCSCCSGRLETV; encoded by the exons ATGGCAGACAAGGCAGAGAAAATAGCTGCTGCaagaaaaaag CTAAAGCAGTATCAGGCGCGACAGAAAGACCGGGATCATGACCCCCATCAGGCGCAGGAAACGTGCACTGAACCGACACCACCGGACATAGGTCAACCACCAGCGTCCGTACCGTCACAACAACAGTCGGCTCCATCTCCTACACACCATTCCTACCCGAACAGTAGCAATCCTCAAGCCGGAACATTGCATCAGGATGATTTCAATGCGGGTGGAAGCTTCACAGCGGTGGAACTCGTACCCACCCTCAAACCCTCCACGTCGACGGACGGACCAGCTGTTTCAATTTCGAACTACTTCAGCAACAGTACGCTTCCCTTCTCCCACCAGCCGGGTGCGGTGgatttgtttgaaaatgtCGAACCGAAGCTTGCCCCTGTTCCAGCCCCGGCGGTACCAGCGCCGGTTGTGGAAGCCCGTGCACCCGAACCACCGGTTGACGCTAGCCTgtacaacatcaacaaactGTCGGATGAAATCGGGAACCTTATCGCGAATGCGAATGCAGACCTCGGTCCGCAGAACACGATACTCGAGCTGGAATCGGAAAAGGCCGATCTAGCGCGACAGCTTAACGCGGAAAAGCTAGAAAACGATGAGCTGCGGTTGCGGCTGCGCAACCATCAGTCCGTGGTGGACGAGCTGAAGATCGAGAACGATAAGCTGCGGCTGGAGAACAGTACGCGCCTGACGGTGGAGATGGGTccactgcaggagcagctgcagaTGCAAATACAGGCCGTTGGGGTGCTGGTTGGCGAGAAGGCAGAACTTACCGCATCGCTGAGCAAGTGTAAATCGCTGCTGCAGGAACGAAGCGCCGAAACGAACGAGCTTCAGAATCGTTTGAAAGAAGCGAACGCTTCCGTACAGAAGCTGCAGGGAGAGCTGGCAGAAGTGGCCAGTAGCGGACAGCGTTACGAGCAGCTCGAGCAAACGATCGCTTCCCAGGTCGGTGAGTACCAACGGGAGGCGGAACGTTTCCGCAAGCTGTACGAAGATCTGCAGGAAGATATAGCCGAACTGCGCCAAAAGCTTACCGTGCGCAATGAAGAGTATCAATCGGTGCAGCAATCGCTCGAGCAAACGCGATCCGAGCTCGGGCTGGCCAAGATTCGCATCGATCAGCTAACTACGGACGATGGACAGGATTATAATGCAAAAATTGAATCCCTCACCCAGCAAAACCTTATCAAGGCACAGCAAATTAAGGATCTGCAGGAGGTGATCAAGCAGATCGGAAGCGAACGGGACCAGAGCAGCCAGCAGTACCAGAACTATGTGCTACATTTGAACAAGGAAATAAGCAACTTGGCCGAAAAGATCCAGGAGCTAACGGACGAGAACAATCGCCTGTCGAAGAGCGAGGAAACGGCCGTACGCTTTGCAAACGAGCTCGAGCGACAGATACAGCAGCAGATGCAGAAGCAGCAGTCGGTGTACGACGCTCAGCAGGACGCGAAGGTGGAATCGTCCCAAGGGGATGATGCCAAGTTGCGGGAAGAGCACGAACGGTTGAAAGCGGAACTGGAAACACTGCGCTCCAATTACGACAAGCTGAACCGTGAAAAGGAAGAGCTTATG AATGGAAACGTTTCGAAGGAGGAACAGCAGAAGACCGATTATGACACACAGGTTAAGGAGTACGAGGAGCAAATTGCTCAGCTACAACTTACCGTCGAACGACTTCAGCTGGACAAACCGGATGTGGCGAAACTGTTGGCAGAGATTGAAAGTGGTCGCGTCGGTGCGTCCCGTGCCGTCACGCAGAACCAGGAGCTGAAGTATCAACTGGAAGAAATGCAGCGAGCATTTGTGCAGATT agcaacgacaagctAAACCTAACAGACAAACTTCAAACGGAGCTTCATCTCGGCAAGGAAATGAAAGCAAACTACGGCAATCTGGAGTCCGAGCTGGCTGCCATTCGCGAGAAGCTGCACTACAAGGACGAGGAAATGATACGCCTAGCGCACGAAAACACCGAACTGAGCAAGCAAATTTACCAGCAGAATCAGGAAATCGATCGGTTACGCTACTACGAGTCACGTTCGAACGATGCCGCTACGCTACAGCGCGAACTGGAGCTCCAGAAACGAACGGCGGAAGATCTTCGTCGTCAGCTGCGCGAAGGGTCCGTGTCGAGCGATCAGCAGCCGGTGCTGGTAAACGGTGACCAGACAGGGCACGAACATTCGCCCGACAACAACCACTCCCAGCTGCAGCAAGAAATCGACACGCTTCGGCAGGAAAAGGAAGAGCTACTGAAGGCCTTGAACCGATTCCAGCAGGATCGTTCGGAAGGACCACCGAACGGTGGTAGTACGTTCGATCGGCAGTCGTCCATCGTGAGCAGCATCCCAACGATGGAAGCGATGGAAAAGTTGCAGCAACGCTTCAAGCGCACCATGCTGGAGGTGGCCGAGCTGACGGAGGAAAAGCAACGGCTCGAGCATCTCGTGATGCAGCTGCAGGGTGAAACGGAAACGATCGGTGAATACATCACGCTTTACCAGCAGCAAAGGCGCTTGCTAAAGCAAAAGGATATGGAACGCGAtctgcagctgcagcagctggcggACGATCGGGAAATGATGAAGCTGAAGCTGAAGGAGCTGAACTATCTCGTGCACCGATTGGTACATGAGCAGCAGACCGGTGAGCATGAGCATGATCATCAcgagcatcatcagcatcaccacGGACATCAGCATTCCGCTTCGTtgaacagcagtagcagtaatAGCAGTAACCACAACCACAGTCAGCTAGAACCGAATACCCCTACTAGTCCGGGTTACGACGATAGTACGACGGTAACGGGTGGTACGCCCACGGTAGCGGAACCAGTCGCCGGAATGCTACACGGTGCTGATGGAGAACCCCATTCACCACTGCTGCCATTACCAAAGGTGCACATTAAGCCAACGGAAACGGCTGGCCGCATCCTTTCGTTGCTGACCGATATTAAGGAGGCAAATATTCCGTACGGCAGTGGTGTACAGCACTGTTCCTGCTGTTCTGGTCGGTTGGAAACGGtttaa
- the LOC118504182 gene encoding uncharacterized protein LOC118504182, whose amino-acid sequence MSTQFKAEQQNKLRRSLPGQRKEQNIMKMKSDKLTGRQRMPKRNTVGMPNETALHFIELVKRNGCLWNPLDRQFRDKERQEKAWKDVSEAMGFSVDELKDKWVSLKSSFRAYQLKFASEPEKARKWFAFDAIKFLATSTNSGSVSDAGPVHHHDRSTPTKEELVVEICKDQNTIVEYYAEVEDDHEHPRIVTRNPGTGERTYEEMKVEHYTTNGCVADGKVQSPASESANDVLDRSTIFGQSVSVKLKCLDRRQQMLAEKIISDVMFEAELGNLTTAHVWDIQQVLRNLHASRSQHLASSDQ is encoded by the exons ATGTCAACCCAATTCAAAGCCGAGCAACAAAACAAGCTACGCCGCTCCCTACCTGGCCAGCGGAAGGAACAAAACATCATGAAGATGAAGT CTGATAAACTAACCGGCAGGCAGCGGATGCCGAAACGGAAC ACCGTTGGTATGCCGAACGAGACCGCCCTGCACTTTATCGAGCTGGTGAAGCGTAACGGCTGCCTGTGGAATCCGCTAGACCGACAGTTCCGCGATAAGGAGAGGCAGGAAAAGGCCTGGAAGGATGTGTCGGAAGCGATGGGATTTTCTGTCGACGAGCTGAAGGACAAGTGGGTGTCGTTGAAAAGTTCATTCCGGGCTTACCAGCTCAAGTTTGCGTCAG AACCCGAAAAGGCACGTAAATGGTTCGCGTTCGATGCGATAAAATTCTTGGCAACTTCGACAAACAGTGGTTCGGTGTCGGATGCCGGACCCGTGCACCACCATGACAGATCCACCCCGACCAAAGAAGAACTGGTGGTTGAAATATGCAAAGATCAGAACACTATTGTCGAATATTATGCGGAGGTTGAAGATGACCACGAACATCCGCGCATCGTAACACGAAACCCTGGCACTGGGGAGCGAACGTACGAAGAAATGAAGGTCGAACATTACACCACCAACGGTTGTGTAGCGGATGGCAAAGTGCAGTCGCCGGCGAGCGAGAGTGCGAACGATGTGCTCGATCGGAGCACCATTTTTGGACAGAGCGTTAGTGTGAAGCTGAAGTGTTTGGATCGCCGGCAGCAAATGTTGGCCGAAAAGATTATCTCCGATGTCATGTTTGAGGCAGAACTGGGCAATCTTACTACCGCGCACGTTTGGGACATTCAGCAAGTGTTGCGAAATTTACATGCATCCAGATCGCAGCATCTGGCGTCGTCGGATCAGTAG